The window AGGCCATCCGCGGCAAGGGCGTCCGCGTCCTCTACGACCAGCCCCGGATCGGCTCCATGGGCTCCTCGATCACCTTCCTGCACCCCAAGGACTGCCACGGGGTCCTCACCGAACTGGTCACCTCCAGCCCCGACCACTGATGTCCCGATTCCCCGGCCGGTAGAGTGGCCATGGCTCGGCCGGGGTTCGGTGCGGAGACGGGGGTCGGGGCCTGTGTCCCCTGCCCCGGTATCTGACACCATTCCCCCGGGGGCGTCGTTCAGCGGGCGAGCGATGCTCATTGGGAGTGAGCTTGCGACCAGGGGACGGATGGGACCGCGCTGTGCGGGGCTACGAAAGCCAGGAGAGCCATCAGGCCGAGGCCGACCATCTCTCGCGCTTCGAGGCCGAGATGGAGCGGCTGAAGAAGGAGCGCGGGAAGGCCGTCCAGCACGCTGAGGACCTGGGATACCAGGTCGAGGTGCTGCGCGCCAAGCTCCACGAGGTACGCCGATCTCTGGCGTCCCGCCCCGCCTACGACGGCGCGGACATGGGGTACCAGGCGGAGCAGCTGCTTCGCAATGCCCAGATCCAGGCCGACCAGATGCGCTCCGACGCCGAGCGCGAGCTGCGCGACGCCCGGGCGCAGACCCAGCGCATCCTCCAGGAGCACGCCGAACACCAGGCGCGCCTCCAGGCCGAACTGCACGCCGAGGCCGTCAACCGGCGCCAGCGCCTGGACCAGGAGCTGGGCGAACGCCGCCAGACCGTCGAGGCGCACGTCAACGAGAACGTTGCCTGGGCCGAGCAGCTGCGCGCCCGTACGGAGTCCCAGGCGCGCCGGCTCATGGAGGAGTCCCGCGCCGAGGCCGAGCAGTCCCTGAACGCCGCCCGCGCCGAGGCCGCCCGGGTCGCCGAGGAGACCCGGCGCCGGATGGCCGCCGACGCCGAGGCCGCCCGTGCGGAGACCGAGGCCACCCTGCTGCGCGCCCGCAAGGAGGCCGAGCGGCTGCTGACCGCCGCCTCCTCGCAGGCCCAGGAGGCCAGCCAGCACGCGGAGCGGCTGCGCTCCACCACCTCCGCCGAGGCCGAGCAGACCCGCCAGCAGACCATGGACCTCGGCCGGCTGGCCGAGTCCCGCGTGCAGGAGGCCGACTCCGCACTGCGCGAGGCCCGCGCCGAGGCCGAGAAGGTGCTCGCGGAGGCCAAGGAGAGCGCGTCCCGCCAGCTCGCGTCCGCGGAGTCCGTCAACGAGCAGCGCACCCGTACCGCCAAGGAGCAGGTCGCCCGGCTGGTCGGCCAGGCCACCAAGGAGGCCGAGGTCCTCAAGGCCGAGGCCGAGCAGTCCCTGGCCGACGCCCGCGCGGAGGCCGAGCGGCTGCGCACCGAGGCCGGCGAGCACGCCCGTACGGCCGCGGCCGAGGACATGGCGGCCCAGCTGGCGAAGGCCGCCCGCACCGCCGAGGACGTACTGAACAAGGCCTCGGAGGACGCCCGGGCCACCACCCGGGCCGCGTCCGAGGAGGCCGACCGGATCCGCCGCGAGGCCGAGACCGAGGCCGACCGGCTGCGCCTGCAGGCGGCGACCACGGCCGACGAGCTCAAGGGTGCCGCGAAGGACGACACCGAGGAGTACCGGGCCCGCACGGTCGAACTCCAGGAGGAGGCCCGGCGGCTGCGCGGCGAGGCCGAACAGCTGCGCGCGGAGGCCGTCGCCGAGGGCGAGCGGATCCGCGGCGAGGCCCGCCGCGAGGCGGTCCAGCAGATCGAGGAGGCGGCCCGGACCGCCGAGGAGCTGCTCGGCAAGGCCAAGGCGGACGCGGACGAGCTGCGCGGCGGGGCGACCGCCGAGAGCGAGCGGGTCCGCGCCGAGGCCGTCGAGCGGGCCGGCAACCTGCGCAAGCAGGCCGAGGAGACCCTGGAGCGGACCCGCGCCGAGGCCGAGCGGCTGCGCGCCGAGGCCGAGGAGCAGGCCGAGGGCGTCCGGGCCGAGGCGGACGCGGCGGCCCTCGCCCGGCGCGAGGAGACCGAGCAGGCGCTGGCCGCCAAGCGCGTGGAGGCCGACGAGGAGCTCGTACGGCTGCACACGGACGCCGAGAGCCGGCTGACCACGGCCGAGCAGACGCTGCGCGACGCCCGTGCGGCGGCGGAGAACATCCGCCGCGAGACCGCGGAGGAGACCGACCGGCTGCGCGCCGAGTCGGCGGAGCGCATCCGCACGCTGCAGACGCAGTCGGAGACCGAGGCCGAGCGGCTTCGGGACGACGCGGCGGACGACGCCGGCCGGGTGCGCGCGGAGGCCGAACAGGTCGCCGTACGACTGCGCAGCGAGGCCGAGTCCGAGGCGGAGCGGGTGCGCACGGAGGCGCACGAGACCGCGGACCGGCTGCGCGCCGAGGCGAAGGCGGCGGCCGAGCGGGTCGCCGCGGAGGCCGCGGAGGCGCTGGCCGCCGCGCAGGAGGAGGCCGCCCGGCGCCGCCGGGAGTCCGAGGAGACCCTGGCGTCGGCCCGGACGGACGCGGAACAGGAGCGGGCCCAGGCCCGCGAGCAGAGCGAGGAGTTGCTGGCCGCGGCCCGCCGCCGCTCGGAGGAGGCGCAGGCCGAGGCGGCCCGCCTGACCGAGGAGGCCGAGCGCCGGGCATCGGAGCTGGTGTCGGCGGCCGAGGCCACCGCCCAGCAGGTGCGGGACTCCGTGGCCGGGCTGCACGAGCAGGCCGAGGAGGAGGTCGCCGGACTGCGCAGCGCCGCCGAGCACTCGGCGGAGCGTACGAGGACCGAGGCCGAGGAAGAGGCCGGCCGGGTCCGTTCCGACGCCTACGCGGAGCGGGAGCGGGCCACCGAGGACGCCAACCGGACCCGCACCGAGGCGCGCGCGGAGACGGACGCGGCGAAGGCACTGGCGGAGCGGACGGTCGGCGAGGCGATCGCCGAGGCCGAGCAGCTGCGCAGCGACACCGCCGAGTACGCGCAGCGGGTGCGTACCGAGGCGACGGACGCGCTGGCCGCGTCCGAGCGGGACGCGGCCCGTACCCGGGCCGACGCCCGGGACGACGCGAACCGGATCCGCGGCGAGGCGGCGGAGTCCCTGGAGGCCTCCCGCACCGAGGGCGCCCGGATCACGGCCGACGCGACGGCGGAGGCCGAGCGGATCACCGCGGAGACCCGCACGGCGAACGCGGCCACGGTCTCCGAGGCCGCGGAGCAGGCCGAGCGGATCACGGCCGAGGCGGCGCAGGCCGCGGAGGCCACCCGTGCCGAGGCCGCGGGCACCCTGGACGAGGCGCGGGCCGAGGGCAACCGGCTGCGCACCGAGGCCGCGGAGCAGGCCGACCGGCTCATCTCCGAGGCGTCGGCGGAGGCGGACCGGCTCACCGAGGAGACCCGCGCCGCCAACGCGGTCACCGTCGGCGAGGCGTCGGTGGAGGCCGAGCGGCTCACCACCCAGGCGGCACGGCTCAAGGCACAGGCGGCCGAGACCCTGGCGAGCGCCGAGCGGGACGCGGCGAGGATCATGGTCGACTCGCGTGCCGAGGGCGACCGGCTCATCGACGAGACCCGTACGGCCAACGAGGCCACGGTCGGCGAGGCCGAGGCCGAGGCCGAGCGGGTGCGCGCGGAGGCGGCCCGGGTCCTGGACGACGCCCGTGCGGAGGGCGGCCGGATCATCGGCGAGGCCACCGCGGAGGCGGACCGCGTCACGGTCGCGGCGAACGAGACGCTGGCGGGCGCCGAGCGGGACGCCGAGCAGACGATGGACGAGGCGCGCGCCGAGGCGAACCGGCTGCGCACCGAGGCGGCCGAGCAGGCGGACCGGCTCATCACCGAGGCCGTGTCCGAGGCCGAGAACCTCACGGAGCAGACCCGCAAGGACAACGACCGCACGGTCGGCGAGGCGGCCGGCGAGGCCGAGCGGCTGCGCGCGGACGCGTCGGAGGCGCTGTCCTCGGCGCAGGAGCACGCGACCCGCACCCGGTCGGAGGCCGAGCGGGTCAAGGCCGAGGCGGCGACCGCGGCGGAGCGCATGCGCACCGAGGCCCGTGCGGAGTCCGAGCGGCTGCTGGACGAGGCCCGCGAGGAGGCCAACAAGCGCCGCAGCGAGGCCGCGGAGCAGGTCGACCGGCTCATCACCGAGGCCTCGGCGGAGGCCGAAAAGCTGACCGGCGATGCGCGGAAGCAGGCCCTCGCCGCCACGACGGCGGCCGAGGAGCAGGCCGACGCGATGGTCGACGCGGCCCGCAAGGAGGCGGCGCGGATCGCCTCGGAGGCGACCGTCGAGGGCAACTCCATGGTGGAGAAGGCCCGTACGGACGCGGACGAGCTGCTGATCGGCGCGCGCTCGGACGCGGCTGCCATAAGGGAACGGGCGGAGGAGCTGCGCGGCCGCGTCGAGGGCGAGGTCGAGGAGCTGCACGAGCGGGCCCGTCGGGAGTCGGCCGAGCAGATGAAGTCGGCCGGCGATCGCGTGGACAAGCTGGTGCGGGCGGCGACCGAGCAGAGCGTCGAGGCCGAGGCGAAGGCCAAGGAGCTGGTCTCGGACGCGAGCAGCGAGGCGAGCAAGGTGCGCATCGCCGCGGTGCGCAAGGCGGAGGCGCTGCTCAAGGAGGCCGAGCAGAAGAAGGCGGAGCTGGCCCGCGAGGCCGAGAACGCCCTCGCGCAGGCCAGGGCGGAGGCCGAACGGCTCGTCGACGAGGGCCGCAGTGAGCTGGAGGTCCTGGTGCGCAGGCGCGAGGACATCCAGGCGGAGATCTCCCGTGTCCAGGACGTTCTTGAGGCGTTGGAATCATTCGAGGCGCCTTCCGGCGGCGGCAAGCCGGCGGTCGGCGGCCAGGGCGCGGGGGGCGTGAAGGCCGGAGCGACAGCAGGGTCCACTCGTTCGGGTGGCAAGTCGTCGGAGGGGTAGCCAAACGGTGAGGGATGTGTGCACCTGATGAAGGTTCAGGCGAACGGGTGACAAGCACTCTGCCGTTCTGCCACTCAAAAGGGGTGTCATTGTCCAGATCAAACGCGGATTGACTCGATGACACGCCGCCTGGGCGCCTAGGATTCCCCTTAACACCTCACGTAGCACCTCATCGGTCTCATTCGACAGGAACCCCATGAGCGACACTTCCTCCCCCTTCGGCTTCGAGCTCGTGCGGCGTGGTTACGACCGCGGTCAGGTGGACGACCGCATTACCAAGCTGGTCTCCGACCGCGACAGCGCCCTTGGACGTATCAACTCTCTGGAAAAGCGGATCGAGGAACTGCACCTCGAGACGCAGAACGCCCAGGCCCAGGTGAACGACGCCGAGCCGTCGTACGCCGGTCTCGGCGCCCGGGTCGAGAAGATCCTGCGGCTGGCCGAGGAGGAGGCGAAGGACCTGCGCGAGGAGGCCCGTCGCGCGGCCGAGCAGCACCGCGAGCTCGCCGAGTCGGCTGCCCAGCAGGTGCGCAACGACGCCGAGTCGTTCGCCGCCGACCGCAAGTCGAAGGCGGAGGACGAGGGCGTCCGCATCGTCGAGAAGGCCAAGGGCGAAGCCTCCACCCTGCGCTCCGAGGCCCAGAAGGACGCCGCCTCCAAGCGCGAGGAGGCCGACGCGCTGTTCGAGGAGACCCGCGCCAAGGCCGCCCAGGCCGCCGCGGACTTCGAGACCAACCTGGCCAAGCGCCGTGAGCAGTCGGAGCGCGACCTGGCCGCGCGTCAGGCCAAGGCCGAGAAGCGCCTCGCGGAGATCGAGCACCGCGCGGAGCAGCTGCGCCTGGAGGCCGAGAAGCTGCGTACGGACGCGGAGCGCCGTGCCCGTCAGACCGTGGAGACCGCGCAGCGCCAGGCCGAGGACATCGTGGCCGACGCCAACGCCAAGGCGGACCGCATCCGCAGCGAGTCCGAGCGCGAGCTGGCGGCGCTCACCAACCGCCGCGACTCGATCAACGCGCAGCTGACCAACGTCCGCGAGATGCTGGCGACGCTCACGGGCGCGGCCGTCGCGGCGGCCTCCCCGATCGTGGACGACGAGCCCGTCACCCGCGGCGTCCCCGCGCAGCAGAGCCGCTAGTACGCCCGCCTTACGCGCCGGTAGCGAATGCGGCTGATCCAAGGGCCTTACGCCCCACCTTGAGGTGGCGTAGGGCCCTTGGGCGTTCTAGCGTGGCGGCATGATCGAGCTTGAGGGCCTCACCAAACGATTCGGTGCCAAAACCGCCGTGGACCACCTCAGCTTCCAGGTCAGACCGGGGGTGGTGACCGGCTTCCTCGGCCCCAACGGGGCGGGGAAGTCCACGACCATGCGCATGATGCTCGACCTCGACAACCCGACCAGCGGTACGGTCCGGATCGACGGGAAGCACTACCGGGACCTGCCGGAGCCACTGAAGTACATCGGAGCGCTGCTGGATGCGAAGGCCATGCACGGTGGCCGAAGTGCATACAACAACCTTCTCTGTCTGGCCCAGTCGAATCGCATCCCGGAGCAGCGGGTCGCCGAGGTCCTGGACCTGGTCGGCCTGACGGCCGTGGCGAAGAAGAAATCCAAAGGATTTTCGCTGGGCATGGGTCAGCGGCTGGGAATCGCCGCCGCGTTGCTGGGTGATCCGGAAATCCTCATGTTCGACGAACCCGTCAACGGTCTGGACCCGGAGGGAATTCTCTGGATCCGCAATCTGATGAAGGGCATGGCGGCGGAGGGGAGGACGATCTTCGTGTCCTCCCACCTGATGAGCGAAATGGCGCTGACCGCAGACCATTTGGTCGTCATCGGTCAAGGGAAGTTACTGGCCGATCTGCCGATGGCCGATTTCATCCAGCAGAACTCCCGCAGTTACGTCCGCCTGCGCTCCCCGCAGCAGGAACGGCTCAAGGACGTCCTGCACGAATCCGGGATCGACGCCATCAGCGTCCCCGCCACCGGCACGCTGGAGATCGACGGCGCGAGCGCGGAACAGCTCGGCGAGCTGGCCGCCCAGCACCAGATCGTGCTGCACGAACTCAGCCCGCAGCGGGCCTCACTGGAGGAAGCGTTCATGCGCATGACGGCGGACTCCGTCGAGTACCACGCCCACGCGCCGGGCGCACCCGGCACGCCGGCCCCGCCCGGCATGGCCGCGGACAACCCGGCCCGGCCGGCCGACGTGCCCGCCTGGGGCGCCGGCTCCGGCTTCGAGGCGCAGCGCAAGGGTGGCGAGTGACCATGTCGTCCTTCCCCGCCGTCCTGCAGTCCGAGTGGACCAAGATCCGCACGGTCGCCTCCACCAGCTGGACCCTCGCCCTCGTCTTCCTCGTCACCGTCGGGTTCGCCGCGCTGTTCAGCGCCACGTTCGACACGAACAGCCTGGACGCGGCCCAGCGGGCCACCTTCGACCCCACCGCCATGAGCCTCGGTTCGATGCAATTCGGACAGCTGGCGATGATCGTCTTCGGTGTGATGGTCGTGAGCACCGAGTACAGCACCGGCATGATCCGCACCTCGCTGGCCGCGGTACCGCGCCGCGGGCACTTCCTGCTCGGCAAGATGGCGGTGGCGACGGCGCTGGCCCTGGCCGTGGGGCTGCTGACCAGCTTCGTGTCGTTCTTCCTCACCCAGGCGCTCCTGGGTGACCTCGGCATCGGCATCGGCGAGGAGAACGTGCTGCGCGCCGTGGTCGGCGCCGGGCTGTACCTGGCGCTGCTCGCCCTGTTCTGCATGGGCGCCGCGGCCATGCTGCGCAGCTCGGTCGCCGCGATCAGCATCCTGATCCCGTTCTTCCTGATCGTCTCGAACCTCCTCAACGGATTCGAGGCGACCCGTACGGTCGGCCAGTACCTGCCGAGCAACGCCGGGTCGAGGATCATGCAGGTCGTGCCCAACGCCTTCGGGGCCCCCGAGACCCCGTACGGCCCGTGGGGCGGCTTCGGGATCATGGCCCTGTGGACACTGGCCGCGGTACTCGGGGGCTACGTCGTCCTCCGCAAGAGGGACGCCTGACCTCCCACCGGCGTACTACGGGGGATCCCCGGGTCGGACTCAGGGGCAGCTCAGGGATCCGGCCCGGGACGGAACCGCAGGAACCTCGTTATCCTCTTAACCCTTACGCGGGCGAAAGTCGTCCCGGCCTGGTAAGGGGCAGCAAGATGATCGAGGCAGTCGGCCTGACCAAGCGCTACGGCGCCAAGACCGCCGTCGACCAGCTGTCCTTCCAGGTCAAGCCGGGTCACGTCACCGGATTCCTGGGGCCCAACGGCTCCGGGAAATCCACCACCATGCGCATGATCCTGGGCCTCGACCGGCCCACGTCCGGTCATGTCACGATCAACGGCCTCCCCTTCCGCGAGCTGCCGAACGCCCAGCGGCACGTCGGGGCCCTGATCGACGCCAAGGCGGTGCACGGCGGCCGCCGGGCCCGGACCCACCTGCTGTCCATCGCGCAGCTCTCCGGGATC of the Streptomyces sp. NBC_01294 genome contains:
- the scy gene encoding polarized growth protein Scy translates to MRGYESQESHQAEADHLSRFEAEMERLKKERGKAVQHAEDLGYQVEVLRAKLHEVRRSLASRPAYDGADMGYQAEQLLRNAQIQADQMRSDAERELRDARAQTQRILQEHAEHQARLQAELHAEAVNRRQRLDQELGERRQTVEAHVNENVAWAEQLRARTESQARRLMEESRAEAEQSLNAARAEAARVAEETRRRMAADAEAARAETEATLLRARKEAERLLTAASSQAQEASQHAERLRSTTSAEAEQTRQQTMDLGRLAESRVQEADSALREARAEAEKVLAEAKESASRQLASAESVNEQRTRTAKEQVARLVGQATKEAEVLKAEAEQSLADARAEAERLRTEAGEHARTAAAEDMAAQLAKAARTAEDVLNKASEDARATTRAASEEADRIRREAETEADRLRLQAATTADELKGAAKDDTEEYRARTVELQEEARRLRGEAEQLRAEAVAEGERIRGEARREAVQQIEEAARTAEELLGKAKADADELRGGATAESERVRAEAVERAGNLRKQAEETLERTRAEAERLRAEAEEQAEGVRAEADAAALARREETEQALAAKRVEADEELVRLHTDAESRLTTAEQTLRDARAAAENIRRETAEETDRLRAESAERIRTLQTQSETEAERLRDDAADDAGRVRAEAEQVAVRLRSEAESEAERVRTEAHETADRLRAEAKAAAERVAAEAAEALAAAQEEAARRRRESEETLASARTDAEQERAQAREQSEELLAAARRRSEEAQAEAARLTEEAERRASELVSAAEATAQQVRDSVAGLHEQAEEEVAGLRSAAEHSAERTRTEAEEEAGRVRSDAYAERERATEDANRTRTEARAETDAAKALAERTVGEAIAEAEQLRSDTAEYAQRVRTEATDALAASERDAARTRADARDDANRIRGEAAESLEASRTEGARITADATAEAERITAETRTANAATVSEAAEQAERITAEAAQAAEATRAEAAGTLDEARAEGNRLRTEAAEQADRLISEASAEADRLTEETRAANAVTVGEASVEAERLTTQAARLKAQAAETLASAERDAARIMVDSRAEGDRLIDETRTANEATVGEAEAEAERVRAEAARVLDDARAEGGRIIGEATAEADRVTVAANETLAGAERDAEQTMDEARAEANRLRTEAAEQADRLITEAVSEAENLTEQTRKDNDRTVGEAAGEAERLRADASEALSSAQEHATRTRSEAERVKAEAATAAERMRTEARAESERLLDEAREEANKRRSEAAEQVDRLITEASAEAEKLTGDARKQALAATTAAEEQADAMVDAARKEAARIASEATVEGNSMVEKARTDADELLIGARSDAAAIRERAEELRGRVEGEVEELHERARRESAEQMKSAGDRVDKLVRAATEQSVEAEAKAKELVSDASSEASKVRIAAVRKAEALLKEAEQKKAELAREAENALAQARAEAERLVDEGRSELEVLVRRREDIQAEISRVQDVLEALESFEAPSGGGKPAVGGQGAGGVKAGATAGSTRSGGKSSEG
- a CDS encoding cellulose-binding protein, coding for MSDTSSPFGFELVRRGYDRGQVDDRITKLVSDRDSALGRINSLEKRIEELHLETQNAQAQVNDAEPSYAGLGARVEKILRLAEEEAKDLREEARRAAEQHRELAESAAQQVRNDAESFAADRKSKAEDEGVRIVEKAKGEASTLRSEAQKDAASKREEADALFEETRAKAAQAAADFETNLAKRREQSERDLAARQAKAEKRLAEIEHRAEQLRLEAEKLRTDAERRARQTVETAQRQAEDIVADANAKADRIRSESERELAALTNRRDSINAQLTNVREMLATLTGAAVAAASPIVDDEPVTRGVPAQQSR
- a CDS encoding ABC transporter ATP-binding protein, with the protein product MIELEGLTKRFGAKTAVDHLSFQVRPGVVTGFLGPNGAGKSTTMRMMLDLDNPTSGTVRIDGKHYRDLPEPLKYIGALLDAKAMHGGRSAYNNLLCLAQSNRIPEQRVAEVLDLVGLTAVAKKKSKGFSLGMGQRLGIAAALLGDPEILMFDEPVNGLDPEGILWIRNLMKGMAAEGRTIFVSSHLMSEMALTADHLVVIGQGKLLADLPMADFIQQNSRSYVRLRSPQQERLKDVLHESGIDAISVPATGTLEIDGASAEQLGELAAQHQIVLHELSPQRASLEEAFMRMTADSVEYHAHAPGAPGTPAPPGMAADNPARPADVPAWGAGSGFEAQRKGGE
- a CDS encoding ABC transporter permease, coding for MSSFPAVLQSEWTKIRTVASTSWTLALVFLVTVGFAALFSATFDTNSLDAAQRATFDPTAMSLGSMQFGQLAMIVFGVMVVSTEYSTGMIRTSLAAVPRRGHFLLGKMAVATALALAVGLLTSFVSFFLTQALLGDLGIGIGEENVLRAVVGAGLYLALLALFCMGAAAMLRSSVAAISILIPFFLIVSNLLNGFEATRTVGQYLPSNAGSRIMQVVPNAFGAPETPYGPWGGFGIMALWTLAAVLGGYVVLRKRDA